TGATGGGGTTGACTCCGCCGTTGGCAAGCGTGGCTCCCATCACAGCGAGATCGCGCGCGGTGACCCTTACGCAGCTCTGCCGGGTATACAGATCGAGCGCGAGATCGGGCTCACAGCCCAGCAAGCCGCGGGCGCCGAGCAACTGGACCGCGGCCCGGTTGACCAGATTCGTCTCCGACGCGCACGTAGACCTCTTGGTCGACATCCAGCTCGTGGCCCGCGAAGCGGGACAGCCCGTCGGCCAGGCATTGCCATTTCTGCTCGTCTGTTCCGGGTAGCAGGATCGTGGTGGCGATCGCACCCGGGTTGACCATCGGATTCGTCCGGCCGTCCGTGCTGCGCTCGACGGCGGCCAACGAGTTGAAGGCCATTCTTGCGGCTCCGAAGAACCCGGATATCCCCCGTTAGGGGTAGTCCGCGGGTGACCACAAAGGGCCAGAATGCTACCATGTCGGCCGGTTCCTCGAATGCCCATGTGGTGCCGAGCCTGCAGCCGTGGCGCTGGCATCTGCCCGCCCGCCTCATCGCAGCTTTGTCGGGCTTGGCTGCCCTGGTCGGTGCCTTCGCCTATCTGAAGCTGCGGCGCTGCAAAGCCGAGATGGTGCCGGAGGTGACGGCGGTGCCTGCGGGCCTGAGCGAGGCCGAGGCACGGAAACGCTACCTGCGCGGCGAGGCGAAGGCCTCGCAGCGGTCCATCATCCGCTCGGCCGAGAATATCCGCCGCGAGAGCGTCTTCACCGTCTTCCATCTGAACCTGATCGGGCTCGCCCTGGTGCAGCTATTCCTGCTGTACGAGTGGCTCTCCGGGGTGCTGACGCTGGTCATGCTCGGGGTGAGCATCGCGATCCGGCTGGCCCAGGAGGTGCTGGCCGTGCGCAGGGTGTCGCAGGTGCTGGAGTTGGCCAGCCTGCGCTACACCGTGGTGCGTGAAGGCCGGGCGTCGAGCCTGCCTCCCGAGCGGGTGGTGCCCGGCGATCTGCTGCTGGTCGGGCCGGGGGATCAGTTCATTGCCGATGGGACGTACCGGGGGCACGCCCCCATCGTGGTCGACAGCTATCCCGCCGACGGCGTGCGGGGCGCGCAGCGGATTCGTCCGGGCGGCAGCGTGCTGGCCGGCAGCTTCTGCGTCTCCGGACGCGGCAGCTATGTTGCCGAGAAACTGGGCCCGGACTCCCGGGTGGCCCGGACGATGGCCTCGGGGCGCCGGCGGGAGGCCCGGATGAGCCCGCTGGAGTCCGTGGTCTCGCGGATCTTGCAGGTGCTGCTGATAATCGTGGTCATCTACGCAGGCCTCTACCTGGCCGAACTGAGTCGCGTCGACATCGGTGCGCCGCTGGAGGCCTTCGTGGACGCCGTCCCCGTGATCTTCAACCTGGCGCCGAGCGGGCTCTATCTGATGATCATCATCAGCTACATCGCGGGTGCCGCGGATCTGGCTCAGCATGGCGGTGTGGTCACTCGGGCACGCTCGATCGAGGCGCTCGCCGAGACCACCGTGGTCTGTTTCACCGAGGTCGGATTCCTTGCCGGCACCTCGGTGGAGTTGTCCATCGTCCGGCATTGCGACGGCGATCACCCCTCCGAATCCCGGATTCGGCAGTTGCTGGGCGATGCGGTGCACTCGACCAGTTCGACCACGCCGCTGATGCGGGTACTGGCAGATGCTTTCGAGGGCGAACGCCGGGCAGTGCGAGCCGAGGCGCCGTTCTTCGCCTCACTCGGCTGGACGGGCTTCGTATTCGCCGACGACGATGTACCCGGAGTGTATGTGCTGGGCAGAAGAGCCGCGCTTGAACCCGTGCTGACCGCCGAATTGCCGGACGACGACGAGTCCGGAAGAGAACAGCTGGTGGTGGCGTACCGGCCCGATCCGGTGCCGCTGAGGGACAGCCGGGGGCGCCCGAAGCTGCCCGATGGGCTGGTACCGCTGGCCGTCTTGCGGCTGTCGTCCCGGGTGAGCGACGAGGTGATGACCGTGATCCGTGGTTTCGTGGACGCCGGGGTCCGCGTGATGGCCTTCACCCCCGGCCCAGCCGCTGACGCGCTGAACCACCTGGCCGCCCAGGGGATGCGTGCCTCCGACACCGAATACGTCCGGTCGCGTGGTGTCATCTCGCGTGACGAGTTGCTGCAGCATCCGCGCTCGCAGTGGGCACGCGTGGTGAGCGAGCACGCACTGTTCGGCGGGTTCACTCCTGTCGAGGCGGGGGAGATCGTCCGGGCGCTGCGCAGCAGTGGCGAGCATGTGACCGTGGTGGGTGACGGGGTGACGGACCTCTCGGCGATGGCCGAGGCGGACGTCGCGGTTGCGCAGCCCGGCAGCACCCAGGCCGCGCTCGCGCTGGCGGATATCTACCTGCAGAACAACTCGCCACTGGCGCTGCTGGCGATGCTGCGCCGGGGTCAGACGATCGTCCAAGGCCTGCTCAACGTCATCAAGCTCGACCTCACCATGGTGGTGGCCACCGCGATGCTCATCGTGATGGTCAGGTTCCTCAGCGTCGGTTTTCCGTACGGGTCATCGCACGATTCAGCGCTCGGCATCATCGCCGTGACGATTCCCTCCTTGGCGTTGTCGGCCTGGTCGGGGGCCGGGCCGGTGCCCTCGGAGGGGTACGGCCGGGCGATCATCCGGTTCATTCTGCCCGCAGGGCTGAGCCTGGCGCTGGTCTCGTTCGCCGTCTACGGGTACTTCTTCGAGTCGTCCGGACGCATGGTCTACGCGCAGCAGGCGGTCGCCTACGTGCTCATCTACGCGGGCCTGGTGGTCGGCCTGATGACGTTGCACTCGCGCAAGATGGTGATCCTGGCGGTGGTTCTGGTGATCGTCGCGACGGTGCAGGCGGAAGTGCCGCTCACCCAGTGGTTCTTCAGGCTCGGCTGGCTGAGCAATCCCCTCCACTACGGGATCGTGATCCTCGCGGTGCTGGCCTGGCTACTGGGCGTGCTGGCGCTGTGGAAGCTGATCGATGCCTCGGCTCGGATGCACCGGACCGGCATGATGTTGCGAGACCGGATGACCTGGGCGCTCAGGCGCGGCTGAAACGGACGGCGATCGCGTCGTCGGCGGTACGCATCTCCAGGCTCGGACCCTCGACGTGGTAGGTCGCGGCGGTCTCGAGCGCGGCCACCAGCCGGGACTCCTGATCCATCACGCCCTCGGGCTCGGCGCAGGCCATCTGGGTGGTGGCCAGCGGTCCCAGCTTGATCGTGCCATCGGTGGTGGTGAAACTGCCGATCACCCTGTTGCAGCCCGCGGACCCGGACAGGTGCCCGTCGGCGCCGAACTCGATGCTCGGGGTAGTGCCCTCCAGCACGCCGACGACGGCTTCTTGGCCGTTGTTGTAGGCGGTGACCTGCCAGCTGGTGCCGGCGAGGTCCTGGGACTGGGCGTTGAAGGTGGCCAAGGCGGTTCCGTTCTGGTCGGACAGAGTCAGTTTGGTGTCCACGACGGCGTAGGACGACGCGGTCTTGAGGGCGTCGAAGAGCCCGAACTCCTGGGTCATGATGGGGTCGTCGCACGCCATCATCGTCGAGATGATGTTGTCAGCCACATCGATCTGGGAGCCGCTGACGGTGTAGTTGCCGGCGTAGACGTTGCAGCCGCCCGAGCCGCCGATGCCGCCCTCGCTGCTGAAAGTGACCGACGGGAACGTGCCCTCCACGGCAGGCTGGCCGTTCAGCTCGTCCAACAACCAGGTGATGCCGACCAGATCCGACGGTCCGCCCGCTCCGCCGGGTGTGCGATCGAACGGGGTGGGGGTGACGGCGCAGCCGGCGAGCAACAGCGAGATCGTCAGAACGGCGGCGGGCCAGAGTCGCTTGGTCATGAGAAACGTCCTTCACATCGATGTGGGTCTTGGAGACCGCGCCAGTCTCATAGGGCAATTGTGCCTGGTATCCGTGGACGGCTGTATCACCTCCAGCGGGGGATGGGGGATTTCGCCCGGCCGAGGTCGACAAACGACTCCACAGGGTCTGGTCCGCGACGCAGGCAGCGAGCGCGGGCTAGAGTGCCCTTAACTCCGGGGGAGAAGGCATGGACGTATTTCGTGTGCGCGACAAGGTCATTGACGACTACCGCTCATTCACCACGGCGTCCATTGACATCAAGGACGCCCGGCTCAAAGAGCACTACCAAGGCGAACTCGATGGGGATCGACAATGGCCGGAGCCGTGGATCTCACTGAATCCCGCCTTTGAGAGCGGCGGTCGGATAGACGAACTGGTCAACGAGGGCCTCCTTGATCCCGAGTGCGACCGAATCTTCCGAGTCAAGCAGCACCTGGAGGATCCGGGCCGGACACCGTTCACCCTGCACCGCCACCAACGCGAGGCCATCGAGGTAGCGCGCTCCGGCCAGAGCTATGTGCTGACGACAGGCACCGGGTCGGGCAAGTCGTTGGCTTACATCGTCCCGATCGTCGATCACGTGTTGAGGCGACCCCGGACGCCAGGGGTCAAGGCCATCATTGTGTACCCGATGAACGCGCTGGCGAACTCGCAGCGCGGCGAGCTCGAGAAGTTCCTGCGTAACGGTTATGGCGATGGACGAGAACCCGTCACATTCGCCCGCTACACGGGTCAGGAGCGGGGCGAAGAACGCGATCGGATTCTCGCGAGCCCGCCTGACATCTTGTTGACCAACTACGTGATGCTCGAGTTGGTGCTCACTCGACCCGAAGAGCGCGCCCGGTTGGTGAAGGCGGCGAAGGGGTTGCAGTTCCTCGTCCTGGACGAGTTGCACACCTACCGCGGACGTCAGGGAGCCGATGTGGCGATGCTGGTGCGCCGTGTTCGGGAGGCGTGCTCGTCGCCTCACCTGCAGTGTGTTGGGACGTCTGCCACGATGGCCAGCGGCGGGTCGACGCTTGATCAGAAGCGCACGGTCGCCGAGGTGGCCACACGCATCTTCGGCTCACCGGTGGTCCCTGAGCACGTGATCGGTGAGACCCTCACCCGGGCCACGGCAGCAGGAGCCGGCTCGGATGCTACTGCCCTGACCCAAGCGGTCAGGTCCGGGTACCTGCCCGACGACTACGCGGGACTAGCGGCGTCTCCACTGGCGTCGTGGATCGAAACGACGTTCGGCCTAGCCACCGAGGAGACGACGGGCCAGCTGATCCGACAGGTTCCCCGTCGGCTGCGCGAGCACGCTGCGCCGGCCCTGTCGGGGGTGACGGGGGTTCCGGTGCAGGACTGCCACGATGCGATCCGGAGGGCGCTCCTGAAGGGCTCCCGGGTGCGGCACCCTGAGACCGGCCGCCCCTTGTTCGCGTTCCGGCTGCACCAGTTCCTGTCCAAGGGCGACACGCTGCATGTGTCGTTGGAGCCGGAGCAGGACCGGTTCATCACCTCGAAGTACCAGGTGGCTGTCCCGTCGGCCCCCGAGAAGTTGCTGTTTCCGCTGGCGTTCTGCCGGGAGTGCGGGCAGGAGTACGCGGTGGTCAAGGCGGTCACCCGGCAGGGCGAGACGACCTACGCCCCGCGCGCATCCCGCGACATCACCGCGGGCGACGCGGTCGACGGCTATCTCTACGTGTCCACGCAGCTGCCCTGGCCGGCCGACCCCATCGCCGAGGGGCGCCTGCCCGACTCGTGGGTGGGCCCGGACAACCAGCCGCTGCTCAATAAGGTGCGCTACCTTCCACAGCGGGTTCGGGTCGACACAGCCGGTCAGCGGGTCGATGTGGGTGGGACGCCGGCAGCGTTCATCCCGTCGCCGTTCACGTTCTGCCTGTCCTGCCAGGTCAGCTACGAGCAGACTCGGGGCCGGGACTTCTCCAAGCTGATCACCCTGGACGCCGAGGGCCGCAGCTCGGCGGTGTCGGTGCTGTCGACGAGCCTGGTCCGCGCGCTGCGCGAGGTCCCCCCATCCGAGCTCCCCGCCGATGCCCGCAAGCTGCTGACGTTCGTCGACAACCGGCAGGACGCCAGCCTGCAGGCCGGTCACCTCAACGACTTCGTCCAGGTCGCCCAGCTCCGCGGCGCCCTGCACGCCGCCATGAAGGCCGCACCCCGCGGCCTGACCCACGAGAGCGTCGCCGGCAAGGTGGTGGACGCCCTTGGCCTGGAGTTCTCCGACTACGCCGCCGCCCCGGAAGCCGTCTACGCTGCCCGCACGCGCACCCAGCGGGCACTGCGTGAACTGGTGGAATACCGCCTCTATCTGGACCTCCAACGAGGTTGGCGCATCACGATGCCGAACCTCGAGCAGACCGGCCTGCTGCACGTAGGCTACGAATCCCTCGCCGAGATCGCCTCCGACCAGTCCCTCTGGACGGGTGCGCTGGGGCCCCTGCGCGATGCGCGCGACGGGCATCGAGAGGAGCTGTGCCGGATCGTCTTGGACGAGTCCCGCAAGGTGCTCGCCGTCGACGTCGACTGCCTCACTGAGTCGGGCTTCGAGCGGATCAAGCGCCAGTCGTCGCAGGAGCTGACCGGCGTGTGGGCCATCCCAGCCAACGAGACGGTCGCCCCGGTTGGCACCGTCTACGCGTTCGCCAGCCAGCCGGGCAAGGGACGCAATGACCTGCACCTGACCGGTCGCTCCGCGCTCGGGCGCTACCTGTCCCGCCCCAACCAGTTCCCCGGCCACCCCGACAAGCTGGGCATCGATGACGCCCAGCGCATCATCCAAGACATCCTCGGCGTCCTCACCAGGGCGGGGCTCCTCGTCGATGTCGAGGGCAACTACGGACGCCGCGGCTATCGGCTGAAGGCGTCTTCCCTCGTCTGGTCGGCGGGGGACGGCACGAGCGCCGCCGCCGACCCGATCCGCAAGACCGTGGACGCCGACACAGGCGGCCGGGTGAACGCGTTCTTCCGAACCCTCTATCAAGGGGTGGCCCGCGAGCTGCGTGGGCTGTCGGCCCGGGAGCATACCGCGCAGGTGAGTCCCATGGAGCGCGAGGAGCGCGAGCGTGCCTTCCGGAAGGGCACGCTGCCGCTGCTGTACTGCTCGCCGACGATGGAACTCGGCGTCGACATCTCGAGCCTGAACGCGGTGGGCCTGCGCAACGTCCCGCCGACGCCGGCGAACTACGCGCAACGCTCGGGCCGGGCCGGCCGTTCGGGGCAGCCAGCGCTCGTGCTGACGTACTGCGCGACGGGCAACTCCCACGACCAGTACTATTTCCGGCGCTCCGCGAACATGGTCGCGGGCTCGGTGGCCGCTCCCCGGCTCGACCTGGCCAACGAGGCGCTGCTGCGGAGCCACGTCCAGGCGGTGTGGCTCGCCGAGACCGGCGAGAAGCTCGGCTCGCGGATGACCGACTTGCTGGACGCCGAGGGCCGCCCCCCGTCGCTGGTGATGAAGCCCGAGAAGGAGCGCGCGTTCGCCGACCTGGAAGCCATCCGCCGGGCCACCCAGCATGCGCAGGCGATCATCGAGCCGATGCTCCCCGAGCTCAGGGCCACGGCCTGGTGGCAGGAGGACTGGGTCGCCGGTGTCGTCCGGGCCGCACCGCGCACACTGGACGAGTCGTGCGATCGGTGGCGCCGGCTCTACCTGGCCGCTCTCGCCGACCAGGACGCCCAGAACCGGATCGTCCTGGAGAGCCACCTGTCCCCGCGTGCCCGCCAGGCCGCGACGACCCGCCGCCGCGAGGCGGAGAACCAGCTGCGCCTGCTGCGCAACGAGGATGATGAGTCGGGCCACTCCGATTTCTACACCTACCGGTACTTCGCGTCCGAGGGCTTCTTGCCGGGCTACAGCTTCCCGCGACTGCCGTTGGCGGCCTACATCCCGGCGGTCCGCGGCACCGTGGGCCCTCGCGACGGCGGCGACTACATTCAGCGTCCGCGGTTTCTGGCAATCGCCGAGTTCGGCCCCGGCGCGCTGATCTACCACGAAGGCGCCCGCTATGAGGTGAACCGGGTCCAGGTGCCGCTGGCGCAGTCGGGCCAGGCGACCGTGGACACCTCCGAGGCCCGCCGCTGCGAGGCGTGCGGCTACCATCACGACCGCCGAGCGGGGCTCGACGTGTGCGAGAACTGCGGCGAGGAGCTTGGCGCCACCACCTATGGCTTGATGCAGCTCACTACCGTCTACACGCGTCGCCGGGAACGGATCTCGTCGGATGAGGAGGAGCGGCGCCGCGCCGGTTTCGAGTTGCAGACGTCCTACCGGTTCAGCCAACACGGCGCCCGCTCGGGCAAGCTCACCGCCGAAGTGCTGGCCGACGGCGAACCGCTGGCCGACCTGGCCTACGGCGACTCGGCAGAGGTGCGGGTCACCAACCGCGGGCGCCGCCGGCGCAAGGACCCGGCCGAAGTCGGCTTCTACCTGGATCCGGTGAAGGGCCAGTGGCTGTCTGACAGGGCCGGCGCTGACGCCGAGAGCGACGATGGTGACTCCGATCCGGACGAGGCGAACTCGCTGAGGGTGATCCCGTACGTACGGGACAACCGCAACATCCTCGTCCTCAGGCTGGCGGACGCTGTCCCCGACGAGGTCGCCACCACCCTGCGCTATGCGCTGGAACGGGGCGTCGAGGCGGCCTTCCAGTTGGAGGATTCCGAACTGGCGAGCGAGGCGCTGCCCGACGACCAGCACCGCGGCCGGATGTTGTTCACCGAGTCTGCCGAGGGAGGCGCCGGCGTCCTGCGTCGCCTGCAGGCCGAGTCGGGCGCCCTTGCGCTGGCCGCGCGCACTGCCCTGGAGATCACCCACTTCGACCCGGTCACCGGCGAGGACCGCGGCTCGGCCGAGGCGGGCAGCGAGCGCTGTGAGAAGGCGTGCTACGACTGCCTGCTGTCGTATGGCAATCAGTTTGAGCACACGGCGATCGACCGTCACCTGATCCGCGACCTGCTGCTGCGGTTCGCAGGTGCGCAAACGAGCGTATCGGCGTCGGACCTGCCGCGCGGCGAGCACGC
The Brooklawnia propionicigenes DNA segment above includes these coding regions:
- a CDS encoding META domain-containing protein, whose translation is MTKRLWPAAVLTISLLLAGCAVTPTPFDRTPGGAGGPSDLVGITWLLDELNGQPAVEGTFPSVTFSSEGGIGGSGGCNVYAGNYTVSGSQIDVADNIISTMMACDDPIMTQEFGLFDALKTASSYAVVDTKLTLSDQNGTALATFNAQSQDLAGTSWQVTAYNNGQEAVVGVLEGTTPSIEFGADGHLSGSAGCNRVIGSFTTTDGTIKLGPLATTQMACAEPEGVMDQESRLVAALETAATYHVEGPSLEMRTADDAIAVRFSRA
- a CDS encoding DEAD/DEAH box helicase, whose translation is MDVFRVRDKVIDDYRSFTTASIDIKDARLKEHYQGELDGDRQWPEPWISLNPAFESGGRIDELVNEGLLDPECDRIFRVKQHLEDPGRTPFTLHRHQREAIEVARSGQSYVLTTGTGSGKSLAYIVPIVDHVLRRPRTPGVKAIIVYPMNALANSQRGELEKFLRNGYGDGREPVTFARYTGQERGEERDRILASPPDILLTNYVMLELVLTRPEERARLVKAAKGLQFLVLDELHTYRGRQGADVAMLVRRVREACSSPHLQCVGTSATMASGGSTLDQKRTVAEVATRIFGSPVVPEHVIGETLTRATAAGAGSDATALTQAVRSGYLPDDYAGLAASPLASWIETTFGLATEETTGQLIRQVPRRLREHAAPALSGVTGVPVQDCHDAIRRALLKGSRVRHPETGRPLFAFRLHQFLSKGDTLHVSLEPEQDRFITSKYQVAVPSAPEKLLFPLAFCRECGQEYAVVKAVTRQGETTYAPRASRDITAGDAVDGYLYVSTQLPWPADPIAEGRLPDSWVGPDNQPLLNKVRYLPQRVRVDTAGQRVDVGGTPAAFIPSPFTFCLSCQVSYEQTRGRDFSKLITLDAEGRSSAVSVLSTSLVRALREVPPSELPADARKLLTFVDNRQDASLQAGHLNDFVQVAQLRGALHAAMKAAPRGLTHESVAGKVVDALGLEFSDYAAAPEAVYAARTRTQRALRELVEYRLYLDLQRGWRITMPNLEQTGLLHVGYESLAEIASDQSLWTGALGPLRDARDGHREELCRIVLDESRKVLAVDVDCLTESGFERIKRQSSQELTGVWAIPANETVAPVGTVYAFASQPGKGRNDLHLTGRSALGRYLSRPNQFPGHPDKLGIDDAQRIIQDILGVLTRAGLLVDVEGNYGRRGYRLKASSLVWSAGDGTSAAADPIRKTVDADTGGRVNAFFRTLYQGVARELRGLSAREHTAQVSPMEREERERAFRKGTLPLLYCSPTMELGVDISSLNAVGLRNVPPTPANYAQRSGRAGRSGQPALVLTYCATGNSHDQYYFRRSANMVAGSVAAPRLDLANEALLRSHVQAVWLAETGEKLGSRMTDLLDAEGRPPSLVMKPEKERAFADLEAIRRATQHAQAIIEPMLPELRATAWWQEDWVAGVVRAAPRTLDESCDRWRRLYLAALADQDAQNRIVLESHLSPRARQAATTRRREAENQLRLLRNEDDESGHSDFYTYRYFASEGFLPGYSFPRLPLAAYIPAVRGTVGPRDGGDYIQRPRFLAIAEFGPGALIYHEGARYEVNRVQVPLAQSGQATVDTSEARRCEACGYHHDRRAGLDVCENCGEELGATTYGLMQLTTVYTRRRERISSDEEERRRAGFELQTSYRFSQHGARSGKLTAEVLADGEPLADLAYGDSAEVRVTNRGRRRRKDPAEVGFYLDPVKGQWLSDRAGADAESDDGDSDPDEANSLRVIPYVRDNRNILVLRLADAVPDEVATTLRYALERGVEAAFQLEDSELASEALPDDQHRGRMLFTESAEGGAGVLRRLQAESGALALAARTALEITHFDPVTGEDRGSAEAGSERCEKACYDCLLSYGNQFEHTAIDRHLIRDLLLRFAGAQTSVSASDLPRGEHADELLAACDTDLERNWLRVLMAGDFRLPDAAQPLLESARCRPDFLYSDAGLAVFIDGPVHDRTDKITEDVAAEERLLDAGYSFVRFAHDEDWLVKLRGRADVFGEGRRA